One window of Corynebacterium sp. P3-F1 genomic DNA carries:
- the trpD gene encoding anthranilate phosphoribosyltransferase yields MASQTSLETLRRFLDNKGPSLQEATDAFVPLTVGDYDDVHIAALLATVRTRGETFADIAGAAKAFLAAGRPFPITGAGLMDTAGTGGDGKNTINITTAASLVAAAGGVKMIKCGNRSVSSKSGSADVLEALNIPLDLDPDRAVRQFEASNFTFLFAPAYNPAIAHVQPVRKSLGIPTLFNTLGPLLSPGRPEYQIMGIANPDLGQTIAETMRELGRGRAMIVHGAGTDELAVHGETLVWELDRDGNIEHYTLTPGDMGLPTYALEELEGGDGQENAAAIRAIFNGEAPDAQRDAVAATAGAIFYLYGFDDDIASGVERAQQLLSSGTVAHWLSTHEGADYSA; encoded by the coding sequence ATGGCTAGCCAAACCTCACTTGAAACTCTTCGTCGCTTCCTCGATAACAAGGGACCGAGTTTGCAAGAGGCGACGGACGCCTTCGTGCCGCTAACTGTGGGTGACTACGACGATGTTCACATCGCCGCCCTCCTGGCAACCGTGCGCACCCGCGGTGAGACCTTCGCCGATATCGCCGGTGCTGCCAAAGCATTCCTCGCAGCCGGCCGTCCTTTCCCCATCACGGGTGCTGGCCTCATGGACACGGCCGGCACGGGCGGCGACGGCAAGAACACCATCAACATCACCACTGCCGCCTCCCTGGTTGCAGCCGCCGGGGGAGTGAAGATGATCAAGTGCGGCAACCGGTCCGTCTCCTCCAAGTCCGGCTCCGCCGACGTGCTCGAGGCGCTGAATATTCCCCTGGACCTCGATCCGGACCGCGCCGTGCGCCAGTTCGAAGCATCTAATTTCACTTTCCTTTTCGCGCCGGCCTACAACCCCGCGATCGCCCATGTTCAGCCTGTTCGTAAATCTTTGGGCATCCCCACTTTGTTCAACACACTGGGTCCGCTGCTGTCGCCGGGGCGTCCGGAGTACCAGATCATGGGCATTGCCAATCCGGATCTGGGCCAGACCATCGCCGAGACGATGCGTGAGCTCGGCCGCGGCCGCGCGATGATCGTGCATGGAGCCGGCACCGACGAGCTCGCAGTCCACGGAGAGACCCTCGTGTGGGAGCTCGACCGCGACGGCAACATCGAGCATTACACGCTCACTCCCGGCGACATGGGGCTGCCGACGTACGCTCTCGAGGAGCTCGAAGGCGGCGACGGGCAAGAGAACGCCGCCGCGATCCGCGCGATCTTCAATGGCGAAGCCCCTGATGCTCAACGCGATGCCGTCGCCGCCACCGCCGGAGCGATCTTCTACCTCTACGGCTTCGACGACGACATCGCATCAGGTGTCGAGCGCGCACAGCAATTGCTTAGCAGCGGCACCGTTGCCCACTGGCTCTCCACCCACGAAGGAGCTGACTACAGTGCCTAA
- the trpCF gene encoding bifunctional indole-3-glycerol-phosphate synthase TrpC/phosphoribosylanthranilate isomerase TrpF, whose protein sequence is MPTVLEGIITSRKRHIDAIKARIAHVDPAELPRSDRSLYDSLDRPGTRFIMECKSSSPSLGMIREHYQPGDIAAVYSRYAAGISVLCEPERFGGDYDHLATVAATTHLPVLCKDFIIDPAQIHAARYFGADAILLMLSVLDDDEYTALSAEAERLGMDVLTEVIDEEEAARATKLGAKIFGINHRNLHDLSIDLERSARLAPLAPEDALVVSESGIRDVETIRRLGDHSDGFLVGSHLTGTPDIDWAARMLVYGPNKVCGLTSRSAAQVARAVGALYGGLIFEEVSPRNVSRETSEDIIAHEPGLHYVAVSRRTDGWQDLVFPGIHAVQIHAPYRGSLDAERDLVRTVRDTVRSIDPGVEVWRAVSMSEPDGPAVAAGLAGDVDKLVLDAKDGGSGIGFDWSTIPDEVRAHSLLAGGLSPDNVEDALAVGCLGVDLNSGVEYPASAGSWTGMKDAGALRTTFDRIRNFHY, encoded by the coding sequence TTGCCGACCGTCCTTGAAGGCATCATCACGTCCCGAAAACGTCACATTGACGCAATTAAAGCCCGCATCGCTCATGTTGATCCCGCGGAGCTCCCGCGGTCCGACCGGTCCCTCTACGATTCGCTCGACCGCCCCGGAACGCGATTCATCATGGAGTGCAAGTCCTCCTCACCGTCGCTCGGCATGATTCGCGAACATTACCAACCGGGAGACATCGCCGCGGTCTATTCGCGCTATGCCGCCGGAATCTCAGTGCTGTGCGAGCCCGAGCGTTTCGGGGGTGACTACGACCACCTCGCCACTGTCGCCGCCACAACGCACCTTCCGGTGTTGTGCAAAGACTTCATCATCGACCCGGCACAGATCCACGCCGCGCGCTATTTTGGTGCCGACGCCATTCTCCTCATGCTCAGCGTTCTCGACGACGATGAATATACGGCTCTTTCCGCCGAGGCAGAGCGCCTCGGCATGGACGTGCTCACCGAGGTGATCGATGAGGAAGAAGCGGCTCGCGCAACGAAACTGGGCGCAAAGATCTTTGGCATCAACCACCGGAATCTTCACGACCTGTCCATCGACCTCGAGCGTTCGGCCCGCCTCGCGCCCCTTGCTCCCGAAGACGCGCTCGTTGTTTCCGAGTCCGGCATCCGCGATGTCGAGACCATTCGACGCCTCGGCGACCATTCCGACGGCTTCCTCGTCGGATCCCACCTAACCGGCACCCCGGATATCGACTGGGCCGCCCGCATGTTGGTCTACGGGCCCAACAAGGTGTGTGGTCTTACCTCCCGGTCAGCCGCACAAGTCGCTCGCGCAGTCGGCGCCCTCTACGGAGGCCTCATCTTCGAAGAGGTCAGCCCCCGCAATGTTTCACGTGAAACATCGGAAGATATCATCGCTCACGAGCCGGGATTGCACTATGTGGCAGTGAGCCGAAGGACCGACGGGTGGCAGGATCTGGTCTTCCCGGGAATTCACGCGGTTCAGATCCACGCCCCGTACCGTGGCTCGTTGGACGCCGAGAGGGACCTTGTCCGAACGGTCCGCGATACCGTCCGATCCATCGACCCCGGGGTGGAAGTGTGGCGAGCCGTCTCCATGTCAGAGCCCGATGGGCCGGCAGTGGCAGCGGGACTGGCGGGCGACGTCGATAAGCTTGTGCTCGACGCGAAAGACGGCGGATCCGGCATTGGCTTCGACTGGTCCACGATCCCCGACGAGGTCCGCGCGCACAGCCTCCTCGCCGGAGGGTTGAGCCCCGACAATGTCGAGGATGCCCTCGCCGTGGGATGCCTCGGGGTGGACCTGAACTCCGGCGTCGAATACCCGGCGTCCGCAGGTTCGTGGACCGGAATGAAGGATGCCGGAGCCCTGCGTACCACCTTCGACCGGATCCGCAATTTCCATTATTGA
- the trpB gene encoding tryptophan synthase subunit beta, protein MTDTTQARDGGSTILPAYFGEFGGQFVAESLLPALDQLEQAFVDAWNDDQFMDEYRGLLRDYLGRPTPLTEARNLTKDNEYARIFLKREDLVHGGAHKTNQVIGQALLAKKMGKTRIIAETGAGQHGTATALACALMGLDCVIYMGAKDMERQAPNVYRMRLMGAEVIGVDSGSGTLKDAVNEALRDWTATFHESHYLLGTAAGPHPFPTIVREFHKVISEEAKAQMLDRTGALPDVVVACVGGGSNAIGMFADFIDEESVQLVGTEPGGEGMDSGKHGAAIAAGTVGILHGTKSYLMRNPDGQIEESYSISAGLDYPAVGPQHAHLAKSRRAQYVPVTDGDALRAFQLLSRKEGIIPALESSHALAYALQRADEATDAKQPVTILVSLSGRGDKDVAHVQQALEERPEYVLNTTKEK, encoded by the coding sequence ATGACTGACACCACACAGGCACGCGACGGCGGAAGCACTATCCTGCCAGCGTATTTCGGTGAATTCGGCGGACAGTTCGTCGCCGAGTCTCTGCTTCCGGCACTCGACCAGCTCGAGCAGGCATTCGTCGACGCGTGGAACGACGACCAGTTCATGGATGAATACCGCGGGCTACTGCGGGATTACCTAGGACGCCCAACGCCACTGACTGAGGCACGGAACCTGACAAAGGACAACGAGTACGCCCGTATCTTCCTCAAACGCGAGGACTTGGTTCACGGTGGCGCACACAAGACGAATCAGGTGATCGGCCAAGCCTTGCTGGCCAAGAAGATGGGCAAGACGCGCATCATCGCTGAGACCGGTGCCGGCCAGCACGGCACCGCCACGGCGCTAGCGTGCGCTCTGATGGGTCTCGACTGCGTCATTTACATGGGCGCCAAGGACATGGAGCGCCAAGCACCGAATGTCTACCGCATGCGACTGATGGGCGCAGAGGTCATCGGCGTGGACTCCGGCTCCGGCACCCTCAAGGACGCCGTGAACGAGGCACTTCGAGATTGGACCGCGACCTTCCACGAGTCCCACTATCTGCTCGGCACCGCGGCCGGCCCGCACCCGTTCCCGACGATCGTGCGTGAATTCCACAAGGTCATCTCGGAAGAGGCCAAGGCCCAGATGCTGGACCGGACGGGCGCGCTACCGGATGTCGTAGTCGCCTGCGTCGGCGGCGGCTCCAATGCCATCGGCATGTTCGCGGACTTCATCGACGAGGAATCAGTGCAACTCGTCGGCACGGAACCGGGAGGGGAGGGCATGGACTCCGGCAAGCACGGCGCCGCGATCGCCGCGGGGACCGTGGGCATCCTCCACGGGACGAAGTCGTACTTGATGCGCAACCCGGACGGCCAGATCGAAGAGTCCTACTCCATTTCGGCGGGCCTCGACTACCCGGCTGTCGGGCCGCAGCACGCGCACCTGGCCAAATCTCGCCGCGCACAATACGTCCCTGTCACCGACGGCGATGCCCTGCGCGCCTTCCAGCTTCTGTCCCGTAAGGAGGGCATCATCCCTGCGCTCGAGTCCTCCCACGCACTCGCGTACGCGCTGCAGCGCGCCGACGAGGCAACGGACGCCAAACAGCCGGTCACCATCCTCGTCTCGCTATCCGGCCGCGGCGACAAAGACGTCGCTCACGTGCAACAGGCGCTCGAAGAGCGCCCGGAATACGTACTGAACACAACGAAGGAGAAATAA
- the trpA gene encoding tryptophan synthase subunit alpha, which yields MSRFTALFDTLRAKNEGAFVPFVMLGDPTAKEAVDIIDTLIDAGADALELGIPFSDPAADGPTIQKSHLRALDGGASVDTCFEQIREIRRRHPDVPIGMLVYANVPYVRGLDSFYNELHEAGADAVLIPDVPVREGAPFIEAATAAGIDPVFIAPAQARPEVLEGVAAHSRGYIYAVSRDGVTGAERESQTQGLADVVSNISSYNGAPVLLGFGISTPQHVADAIAAGAAGAITGSAIAKIIDTHVDYNHPNPGSVRDMGALTKELREYVGTMKQATMKP from the coding sequence ATGTCCCGTTTCACCGCGCTGTTTGATACTCTGCGCGCCAAGAACGAAGGCGCATTCGTTCCCTTCGTCATGCTCGGCGACCCGACGGCGAAAGAAGCCGTCGACATCATCGACACGCTTATCGACGCCGGTGCCGACGCTCTCGAACTCGGCATCCCCTTCTCCGACCCTGCGGCCGACGGCCCAACCATTCAAAAATCGCATCTGCGAGCGTTGGACGGGGGCGCTTCCGTGGATACGTGCTTCGAACAGATCCGTGAGATTCGCCGCCGCCACCCGGACGTGCCAATCGGGATGCTCGTGTACGCGAACGTCCCGTACGTCCGCGGGCTGGATTCGTTCTACAACGAACTCCATGAAGCGGGCGCCGACGCAGTCCTCATCCCCGATGTCCCCGTCCGCGAAGGAGCGCCCTTCATCGAGGCGGCGACCGCCGCCGGAATCGACCCTGTCTTCATCGCCCCAGCTCAGGCACGCCCTGAAGTGCTCGAAGGCGTGGCCGCGCACTCCCGCGGCTACATTTACGCCGTGTCCCGCGACGGAGTGACTGGTGCCGAGCGCGAATCCCAAACGCAGGGGCTTGCCGACGTCGTCTCCAACATCTCCTCCTACAACGGCGCCCCCGTTCTGCTAGGATTCGGCATCTCAACTCCGCAGCACGTGGCCGACGCCATCGCCGCAGGTGCAGCTGGCGCCATCACGGGCTCCGCGATAGCTAAAATCATCGACACCCACGTGGACTACAACCACCCGAACCCCGGGTCCGTCCGCGACATGGGGGCCCTGACGAAGGAGCTCCGAGAGTACGTTGGCACCATGAAGCAAGCTACGATGAAGCCATGA
- a CDS encoding Rieske (2Fe-2S) protein, whose product MGPVRSQSCSRRAFLLGTATTFAGAFIAACGKAPSAEVAATQVPVGSAVIVDKIIIAQPAEGQFVAYSTTCPHQGSPITQVEGNTVRCPSHGSVFDIATGQPVSGPATSAMTTVPVSENGGTVTAGEA is encoded by the coding sequence ATGGGCCCCGTACGGTCTCAATCCTGCTCGCGCCGCGCGTTCCTGCTCGGAACCGCCACCACATTCGCTGGCGCATTCATCGCCGCCTGTGGCAAGGCGCCATCAGCCGAGGTTGCCGCCACACAGGTACCCGTCGGCAGCGCAGTCATCGTGGACAAGATCATCATTGCCCAGCCGGCGGAGGGCCAGTTCGTCGCGTACTCGACCACCTGTCCTCACCAGGGAAGCCCGATCACGCAGGTGGAAGGAAACACGGTGCGATGCCCGTCCCACGGCTCCGTTTTCGACATCGCCACCGGCCAGCCCGTTTCCGGCCCTGCTACTTCAGCTATGACGACCGTGCCCGTGAGTGAGAACGGTGGCACGGTCACCGCGGGTGAGGCATAA